The Taeniopygia guttata chromosome 19, bTaeGut7.mat, whole genome shotgun sequence genome window below encodes:
- the NUP88 gene encoding nuclear pore complex protein Nup88, translated as MAAECGPAEQWRAALPQHALFARLRERAPAAPRPPRLRDLLCGLGSDLLLWDGPAAALLAIGLRRLGGTDPAALGRYQTLLCINPPLFDVHQTLLSPAQHHVALIGTKGLMVLELPKRWGKNSEFEGGKSTVNCSTIPIAERFFTSSTSLTLKHAAWYPCDTMEPHIVLLTSDNTIRFYSLKVPHTPIKVIVLSDTEEETLTIKTGRTYTASLGETAVAFDFGPQVPVPKHVLGQRGSEEVLGYPLYILYENGETFLTYISLLQSTGSLGKLLGPLPMHPAAEDNYGYDACAVLCLPCVPNILVIATESGMLYHCVVLDGEEDDEQSEKSWDPRADLIPSLYVFECVELELALKLATGDEEDPLESDFSCPIKLHQDPKCPSRYHCTHEAGVHSVGLTWINKLHKFLGSDEEDKDSLQELGAEQKCFVEHILCTKPLPCRQPAPIRGFWIVSDVLGPTMICITNSYECITRPLLSTVHPASPPLLCTREDQDLAVSPLRIMAESEHSFEKHIQGILQRSSANPLHLKSADKDAAPPPEECLQLLSRATQVFREEYILKQDLAKEEIQQRVKLLWGQKKKQLEDLNYCREERKSLREMAERLADKYEEAKEKQEDIMNRMKKVLRSFHSQLPVLSDTEKDMKKELQTIHDQLQHLSNAIRQVKMKKEYQQKQMEKGRSPRKPSISLSAYQSKCIQAVLREEGEHIREMVKQINDIRSHMNF; from the exons ATGGCGGCCGAGTGCGGCCCGGCGGAGCAGTGGCGCGCGGCGCTGCCGCAGCACGCGCTGTTCGCCCGCCTCCGCGAGcgcgcgcccgccgccccccgcccgccgcggctCCGCGACCTCCTGTGCGGGCTGGGCTCCgacctgctgctctgggacGGGCCCGCCGCCGCCCTGCTCGCCATCGGCCTGCGCCGCCTCGGCGGCACCGACCCCGCCGCGCTCGGCCGCTACCAG ACTCTTCTGTGCATAAATCCGCCCCTTTTCGACGTGCACCAGACCCTGCTGAGCCCCGCCCAGCACCATGTGGCGCTCATTGGTACCAAGGGGCTcatggtgctggagctgcccaaaCGCTGGGGCAAGAATTCTGAGTTTGAAGGTGGGAAATCCACGGTGAACTGCAG CACTATTCCTATTGCGGAACGGTTCTTCACCAGCTCAACATCCCTGACTCTGAAGCATGCAGCCTGGTACCCCTGTGACACCATGGAGCCCCACATTGTGCTCTTGACATCAGATAACACCATAAG GTTCTACAGTCTGAAGGTGCCTCACACACCCATCAAAGTGATTGTGCTTTCGGACACTGAGGAGGAGACTCTTACAATCAAAACAGG GAGAACCTACACAGCGTCCCTGGGCGAGACGGCCGTGGCCTTCGACTTCGGGCCGCAGGTGCCGGTGCCGAAGCACGTCCTGGGCCAGCGCGGCAGCGAGGAGGTGCTGGGCTACCCCCTGTACATCCTCTATGAGAATGGAGAGACCTTCCTCACCTACATCAGCCTGCTCCAGAG CACTGGCAGCCTGGGGAAGCTGCTGGGGCCCCTGCCCATGCACCCGGCTGCCGAGGACAACTACGGCTACGACGCCTGTGCCgtgctgtgcctgccctgtgtcccaaaCATCCTGGTCATCGCCACCGAGTCGGGAATGCTCTACCACTGCGTGGTGCTGGATGGAGAGGAGGACGATGAGCAG TCAGAAAAGTCCTGGGACCCAAGAGCTGATCTTATTCCTTCCCTGTACGTGTTTGAATGTGTTGAGCTGGAACTTGCACTGAAACTGGCGACAGGAGATGAGGAAGATCCTTTGGAGTCTGACTTCTCTTGCCCAATCAAGCTGCACCAAG ATCCCAAATGTCCCTCTAGATACCACTGCACACACGAAGCTGGTGTCCACAGTGTGGGCTTGACATGGATCAATAAACTGCACAAATTCCTTGGTTCAG ATGAAgaagataaagacagtttacaAGAGCTGGGAGCAGAACAGAAGTGCTTTGTTGAACATATTCTTTGTACAAAACCACTGCCATGCAG GCAGCCTGCTCCAATTAGAGGATTTTGGATCGTGTCTGACGTCCTGGGGCCCACAATGATTTGCATCACCAACAGCTATGAGTGCATTACAAGGCCTCTCTT aAGCACTGTCCATcctgcctcccctcccctgctgtgcACCAGAGAGGACCAGGACCTGGCCGTGTCCCCGCTGCGCATCATGGCCGAGTCGGAGCATTCCTTCGAGAAGCACATCCAGGGCATCCTGCAGCGCAGCTCTGCCAACCCCCTGCACCTCAA ATCTGCAGATAAAGATGCTGCTCCTCCCCCTGAAGAATGCCTTCAGCTCCTCAGCAGAGCCACCCAGGTGTTCAGAGAGGAATATATACTGAAACAGGACCTGGCAAAAGAGGAAATTCAGCAAAG AGTgaagctgctgtggggacagaaaaagaaacaactgGAGGATCTGAATTACTGTCGAGAGGAGAG GAAAAGTTTGCGGGAAATGGCCGAGCGCCTGGCTGACAAGTATGAGGAAGCCAAAGAGAAGCAGGAAGACATCATGAACAG GATGAAGAAAGTCCTTCGGAGTTTCCACTCTCAGCTTCCTGTTCTATCTGACACTGAAAAAGATATGAAGAAGGAGCTGCAGACAATCcatgaccagctgcagcacctgagCAATGCTATCAGACAG gtgaaaatgaaaaaggaataCCAACAGAAACAGATGGAGAAGGGGCGAAGCCCCCGCAAGCCCAGCATCAGCCTCAGTGCCTACCAGAGCAAGTGCATCCAGGCTGTCCTGAGGGAGGA GGGAGAACACATCCGGGAGATGGTGAAACAGATCAACGACATCAGGAGCCACATGAACTTCTGA
- the RPAIN gene encoding RPA-interacting protein encodes MAAAVREHRARYKSPGGPPWRETYRRRCLERLRSSRAKLLDRYRQAGDAAGGALLVQEVMEQEWQELRDRLPGLRGEQPMEQVLEDPDELAVLEEIQQELILQEQLVIEEYERSLRFDEECLNAMLDGLDATDRVICPVCRKNNLTVKAHLVHCQCGLYISTQDMTEGKLRSLLESTLTEHSQRCLHSPEFTVTSGMEEEASLLMSCSVCDSWMILL; translated from the exons ATGGCGGCGGCGGTGCGGGAGCACCGGGCGCGCTACAAGAGCCCGGGCGGGCCGCCCTGGAGGGAGACGTACCGCAGG CGCTGCCTGGAGCGGCTGAGGAGCAGCCGGGCCAAGCTGCTGGACCGCTACCGGCAGGCGGGGGACGCGGCCGGAGGGGCGCTGCTGGTGCAGGAGGTGATGGAGcaggagtggcaggagctgcGGGACCGGCTGCCCGGCCTCCGCGGGGAGCAGCCCATGGAGCAG GTGCTGGAGGACCCTGatgagctggcagtgctggaagaGATCCAGCAGGAACTGATCTTGCAAG AGCAGTTGGTGATCGAGGAGTACGAGCGGAGCCTGCGCTTCGATGAGGAATGTCTCAACGCCATGCTCGACGGCCTGGATGCCACTGACAGGGTCATCTGCCCAGTGTGTAGGAA GAATAACCTGACTGTAAAGGCTCACTTGGTTCATTGCCAGTGTGGATTGTACATCAGCACACAG GATATGACAGAAGGGAAGCTTCGGTCACTTCTGGAGAGCACCTTGACAGAACACAGCCAGAGGTGCTTGCACAGCCCCGAGTTCACAGTCACCAGTGGCATGGAGGAAGAAGCCAGTCTGCTGATGAGCTGCTCA GTCTGTGACTCCTGGATGATTCTCCTCTAA
- the LOC100190026 gene encoding putative p32 subunit of splicing factor SF2, whose translation MRSRRRRRSRSTNPCPRSPGAGSWRSMARRPSWCGRSRGRR comes from the exons ATGAGAtcaaggaggagaagaagatcCAGAAGCACAAATCCCTGCCCAAGGTCTCcgggggctgggagctggaggtcCATGGCACGGAGGCCAAGCTGGTGCGGAAGATCGCGGGGGAGAA GATAA
- the DHX33 gene encoding ATP-dependent RNA helicase DHX33 isoform X1: MAQDSEAPPAKRLKAATPGTPPQSAAPPAHVQRRSLPISAARGPLLARLRRLDTAVLIGETGSGKTTQLPQYLYEVGIGHPGTIAVTQPRRVAAVTLAARVAEEKRTELGRLVGYTVRFDDCSCAETRIRFLTDGMLLREAIGDPLLHKYSVVILDEAHERTIHTDVLFGVVKAAQKKRKERGLRPLKVIVMSATMDVDLFSQYFNGAPVIYLEGRQHPIDIFYTKEQQSDYLQAALVSIFQIHQEAPACQDILVFLTGQEEIEAMTKTCRDVAQHLPEGCPRMTVLPLYASLPHSQQLRAFKPTPEGCRKVILSTNIAETSITIAGIKFVVDTGMVKAKKYSPETGLEVLAVQQVSKAQAWQRTGRAGRQESGICYRLYTEEDFEKFEEMTTPEIQRCNLASVVLQLLALKIPNVLTFDFMSKPSPDAIQAAIDQLDLLGAVTQKEGQLVLTPLGKKMAVFPLDPKFSKAILLSPKFHCAEEILTIVSLLSVDSVLHNPPAQRDEVQAARRKFISSEGDHLTLLNVYRAYKNVNGHKGWCRENFINGRNMKLMAEVRAQLRDICVKLSLPLESCRGDTGSVRRCLAHGLFMHAAELRPDGSYGTVDSQQAVAIHPSSVLFQARPACVVFTGLLRTSRCYMRDLCVVDAEWLHEAAPEYFRRKLRTANN, encoded by the exons ATGGCTCAGGACAGCGAGGCGCCTCCGGCCAAGCGGCTCAAGGCGGCAACCCCCGGCACGCCGCCCCAGAGCGCCGCGCCGCCCGCACACGTGCAGCGCCGCTCCCTGCCCATCTCCGCAGCCCGCGGGCCGCTGCTGGCCCGGCTCCGCCGCCTCGACACCGCCGTCCTCATCG GAGAAACGGGCTCAGGGAAGACCACTCAGCTCCCTCAGTACCTGTACGAAGTGGGGATTGGCCACCCCGGCACCATCGCCGTGACCCAGCCCCGCAGGGTGGCGGCTGTCACCCTGGCTGCCCGAGTGGCTGAGGAGAAGAGGACGGAGCTGGGGAGGCTG GTGGGCTACACGGTGCGCTTCGATGACTGCTCGTGTGCCGAGACCAGGATCCGGTTCCTGACGGACGGGATGCTGCTGCGGGAGGCCATCGGGGACCCTCTGCTGCACAAGTACAGCGTGGTCATCCTGGACGAGGCCCACGAGAGGACCATCCACACGGACGTGCTCTTCGGGGTGGTCAAAGCCGCGCAGAAGAAGCGAAAGGAGCGGGGCCTGCGGCCACTGAAA GTGATTGTCATGTCGGCCACGATGGATGTGGACCTGTTCTCCCAGTACTTCAATGGAGCTCCTGTCATCTATCTGGAGGGCCGGCAGCATCCCATTGACATCTTCTACACCAAGGAGCAGCAGAGTGACtacctgcaggcagcactggtATCCATCTTCCAAATCCACCAG GAAGCCCCTGCATGCCAGGACATCCTGGTGTTCCTGACTGGTCAGGAAGAAATTGAAGCAATGACCAAAACCTGTCGAGATGTTGCCCAGCACCTCCCCGAGGGCTGCCCACGGATGACAGTGCTGCCCCTTTATGCTTCTCTGCCCCACTCCCAACAACTCCGTGCCTTCAAACCTACCCCTGAG GGCTGTCGCAAAGTGATCCTCTCCACCAACATCGCAGAAACCTCCATCACCATTGCGGGCATAAAATTTGTTGTGGACACAGGCATGGTCAAAGCCAAGAAGTACAGCCCTG AAACTGGCCTGGaagtgctggcagtgcagcaggTGTCCAAGGCCCAGGCCTGGCAGCGCACGGGCAGAGCGGGGAGGCAGGAGAGCGGGATCTGCTACCGGCTCTACACTGAGGAGGACTTTGAGAAGTTTGAGGAAATGACAACACCTGAGATACAGAG GTGTAACCTGGCCAGTGTGGTGCTTCAGCTCCTGGCCCTGAAAATTCCCAACGTGCTCACCTTTGACTTCATGTCCAAACCATCTCCTG ATGCTATTCAAGCAGCAATTGATCAGTTGGACCTGCTGGGGGCTGTGACCCAAAAGGAAGGTCAGCTTGTCCTGACccccttgggaaagaaaatggcAGTCTTTCCACTGGATCCAAAGTTCTCCAAG GCCATCCTCCTGTCACCCAAGTTCCACTGTGCAGAGGAGATCCTGACCATCGTGTCACTGTTATCAGTGGACAGTGTCCTCCACAACCCCCCTGCCCAGCGGGATGAGGTGCAGGCTGCCAGGAGGAAATTCATCTCCAGTGAGGGGGATCACCTGACCCTGCTCAACGTGTACAGGGCCTACAAGAACGTTAATGGGCACAAG ggatggtgcAGAGAGAACTTTATCAATGGCAGGAACATGAAGCTGATGGCAGAAGTCAGAGCTCAGCTCAGGGACATTTGTGTAAAG CTGTCGCTGCCCCTGGAGTCGTGCCGCGGCGACACGGGCAGCGTGCGGCGCTGCCTGGCCCACGGGCTGTTCATGCACGCGGCCGAGCTGCGGCCGGACGGCTCCTACGGCACGGTGGACTCGCAGCAGGCGGTGGCCATCCACCCCTCCTCGGTGCTGTTCCAGGCCAGGCCGGCCTGCGTGGTGTTCACCGGGCTGCTGCGCACCAGCCGGTGCTACATGCGCGACCTGTGCGTGGTGGACGCCGAGTGGCTGCACGAGGCCGCGCCCGAATACTTCCGCAGGAAGCTCCGCACGGCCAACAACTGA
- the DHX33 gene encoding ATP-dependent RNA helicase DHX33 isoform X2 — translation MAQDSEAPPAKRLKAATPGTPPQSAAPPAHVQRRSLPISAARGPLLARLRRLDTAVLIGETGSGKTTQLPQYLYEVGIGHPGTIAVTQPRRVAAVTLAARVAEEKRTELGRLVGYTVRFDDCSCAETRIRFLTDGMLLREAIGDPLLHKYSVVILDEAHERTIHTDVLFGVVKAAQKKRKERGLRPLKVIVMSATMDVDLFSQYFNGAPVIYLEGRQHPIDIFYTKEQQSDYLQAALVSIFQIHQEAPACQDILVFLTGQEEIEAMTKTCRDVAQHLPEGCPRMTVLPLYASLPHSQQLRAFKPTPEGCRKVILSTNIAETSITIAGIKFVVDTGMVKAKKYSPETGLEVLAVQQVSKAQAWQRTGRAGRQESGICYRLYTEEDFEKFEEMTTPEIQRCNLASVVLQLLALKIPNVLTFDFMSKPSPDAIQAAIDQLDLLGAVTQKEGQLVLTPLGKKMAVFPLDPKFSKAILLSPKFHCAEEILTIVSLLSVDSVLHNPPAQRDEVQAARRKFISSEGDHLTLLNVYRAYKNVNGHKGWCRENFINGRNMKLMAEVRAQLRDICVKARPACVVFTGLLRTSRCYMRDLCVVDAEWLHEAAPEYFRRKLRTANN, via the exons ATGGCTCAGGACAGCGAGGCGCCTCCGGCCAAGCGGCTCAAGGCGGCAACCCCCGGCACGCCGCCCCAGAGCGCCGCGCCGCCCGCACACGTGCAGCGCCGCTCCCTGCCCATCTCCGCAGCCCGCGGGCCGCTGCTGGCCCGGCTCCGCCGCCTCGACACCGCCGTCCTCATCG GAGAAACGGGCTCAGGGAAGACCACTCAGCTCCCTCAGTACCTGTACGAAGTGGGGATTGGCCACCCCGGCACCATCGCCGTGACCCAGCCCCGCAGGGTGGCGGCTGTCACCCTGGCTGCCCGAGTGGCTGAGGAGAAGAGGACGGAGCTGGGGAGGCTG GTGGGCTACACGGTGCGCTTCGATGACTGCTCGTGTGCCGAGACCAGGATCCGGTTCCTGACGGACGGGATGCTGCTGCGGGAGGCCATCGGGGACCCTCTGCTGCACAAGTACAGCGTGGTCATCCTGGACGAGGCCCACGAGAGGACCATCCACACGGACGTGCTCTTCGGGGTGGTCAAAGCCGCGCAGAAGAAGCGAAAGGAGCGGGGCCTGCGGCCACTGAAA GTGATTGTCATGTCGGCCACGATGGATGTGGACCTGTTCTCCCAGTACTTCAATGGAGCTCCTGTCATCTATCTGGAGGGCCGGCAGCATCCCATTGACATCTTCTACACCAAGGAGCAGCAGAGTGACtacctgcaggcagcactggtATCCATCTTCCAAATCCACCAG GAAGCCCCTGCATGCCAGGACATCCTGGTGTTCCTGACTGGTCAGGAAGAAATTGAAGCAATGACCAAAACCTGTCGAGATGTTGCCCAGCACCTCCCCGAGGGCTGCCCACGGATGACAGTGCTGCCCCTTTATGCTTCTCTGCCCCACTCCCAACAACTCCGTGCCTTCAAACCTACCCCTGAG GGCTGTCGCAAAGTGATCCTCTCCACCAACATCGCAGAAACCTCCATCACCATTGCGGGCATAAAATTTGTTGTGGACACAGGCATGGTCAAAGCCAAGAAGTACAGCCCTG AAACTGGCCTGGaagtgctggcagtgcagcaggTGTCCAAGGCCCAGGCCTGGCAGCGCACGGGCAGAGCGGGGAGGCAGGAGAGCGGGATCTGCTACCGGCTCTACACTGAGGAGGACTTTGAGAAGTTTGAGGAAATGACAACACCTGAGATACAGAG GTGTAACCTGGCCAGTGTGGTGCTTCAGCTCCTGGCCCTGAAAATTCCCAACGTGCTCACCTTTGACTTCATGTCCAAACCATCTCCTG ATGCTATTCAAGCAGCAATTGATCAGTTGGACCTGCTGGGGGCTGTGACCCAAAAGGAAGGTCAGCTTGTCCTGACccccttgggaaagaaaatggcAGTCTTTCCACTGGATCCAAAGTTCTCCAAG GCCATCCTCCTGTCACCCAAGTTCCACTGTGCAGAGGAGATCCTGACCATCGTGTCACTGTTATCAGTGGACAGTGTCCTCCACAACCCCCCTGCCCAGCGGGATGAGGTGCAGGCTGCCAGGAGGAAATTCATCTCCAGTGAGGGGGATCACCTGACCCTGCTCAACGTGTACAGGGCCTACAAGAACGTTAATGGGCACAAG ggatggtgcAGAGAGAACTTTATCAATGGCAGGAACATGAAGCTGATGGCAGAAGTCAGAGCTCAGCTCAGGGACATTTGTGTAAAG GCCAGGCCGGCCTGCGTGGTGTTCACCGGGCTGCTGCGCACCAGCCGGTGCTACATGCGCGACCTGTGCGTGGTGGACGCCGAGTGGCTGCACGAGGCCGCGCCCGAATACTTCCGCAGGAAGCTCCGCACGGCCAACAACTGA